Proteins found in one Campylobacter concisus genomic segment:
- the rpmI gene encoding 50S ribosomal protein L35, with product MPKMKTVRGAAKRFKVGKNKIKRGSAFRSHILTKKPSKRMRDLRGPHYVDSTNVSAVRKMLGV from the coding sequence ATGCCAAAGATGAAAACCGTTCGCGGTGCTGCTAAGCGCTTTAAAGTAGGTAAAAATAAGATAAAAAGAGGCTCTGCTTTTAGAAGCCATATCTTAACAAAAAAACCTAGTAAGCGTATGAGAGACCTTCGTGGACCACACTACGTGGATAGCACAAACGTCTCAGCCGTTCGCAAAATGCTCGGCGTATAA
- a CDS encoding DNA-binding protein — MLKDKIINNESGIVLYGLTPPKAEFDEAKLKEIAAKWDKRITDVQADGLVLYEIQDESSRIKSERTFEFSDTLSPEIYYSKYLNLKTPSIFYRVANKYNESEFRANLAKSSSDINVFVGVASGKVEPKMSLERAYEIARDEFKELVVGGVCIAERHAKKGDEEQRMSQKAKMGAKFFISQAVFDINLAKNLLTSVAKSGLNLPIILTFTTCGTPKTLEFIKWLGISVDEKSEKRMLESDDFLATASQICLENFAELYEFAKKLGINVGVNIESVMAKRAEIEASLELTHKMREVF, encoded by the coding sequence ATGTTAAAAGATAAGATCATAAACAATGAAAGTGGCATAGTGCTTTATGGCCTAACGCCGCCAAAGGCTGAATTTGACGAGGCTAAGCTTAAAGAGATCGCTGCAAAATGGGACAAGAGGATCACAGACGTGCAGGCTGATGGCTTGGTGCTTTACGAGATCCAAGACGAAAGTAGCCGCATAAAAAGCGAGCGAACCTTTGAATTTAGTGATACATTAAGCCCTGAAATTTACTACTCAAAGTATCTAAATTTAAAGACACCAAGCATCTTTTATAGAGTCGCGAACAAATATAATGAGAGCGAATTTAGAGCAAATTTAGCCAAAAGTAGCAGCGATATAAATGTCTTTGTTGGCGTTGCTTCTGGCAAGGTAGAGCCTAAAATGAGCTTAGAGCGTGCTTATGAGATCGCTAGAGACGAGTTTAAAGAGCTTGTAGTGGGCGGTGTTTGCATAGCTGAGAGGCATGCTAAAAAGGGCGATGAAGAGCAAAGAATGAGCCAAAAGGCAAAAATGGGAGCAAAATTTTTCATCTCGCAGGCGGTTTTTGATATAAATTTGGCTAAAAATTTACTAACAAGCGTGGCAAAAAGTGGGTTAAATTTGCCTATAATTTTAACTTTTACGACTTGTGGCACGCCAAAAACGCTAGAGTTTATCAAGTGGCTTGGCATAAGCGTTGATGAAAAGAGCGAAAAAAGGATGCTTGAGAGTGATGATTTTTTAGCCACGGCATCACAAATTTGCCTTGAAAATTTCGCAGAGCTTTATGAATTTGCTAAAAAGCTTGGCATAAATGTCGGTGTCAATATAGAGAGCGTAATGGCAAAAAGAGCTGAGATAGAAGCGAGCCTAGAACTAACACATAAGATGAGAGAGGTGTTTTGA
- the metE gene encoding 5-methyltetrahydropteroyltriglutamate--homocysteine S-methyltransferase, with the protein MIKSYVLGFPRIGEKRELKRALEGFWAGKEGFSEENLQETAKTLRQRHWNYQQDASISAISVNDFSFYDLMLDNIIAFGATPPRFANLSGLEQYFACSRGNKNGVAMEMTKWFNTNYHYIVPELSSESKFSLKADKILNEYKEAKANGVKGKVNLIGPITFLALSKTTDGSCPFKHLDALVGEYKKLLEQISKLDDEILVQFDEPIFVTDKNESDLLPLITKVYNELTSVASNVKIVFATYFEHAIKAVSEVAKTKIYGIALDFIHGKRNFEALETIKNSHLTLFAGVIDGRNIWKSNIDDKVKLVREISEKIGGKDFYIGTSCSLLHVPYTLKYEENLNPEIKSWLSFAVEKLDEIKIITKLANGEKLNESETKIYEENKNAVKTRATSKLIHSESVQKRIKNLSKFERDEKFEDRIKIQRETLKYGILPTTTIGSFPQTVDLRVLRQNFKKGEIDAAAYEAGIKKYIDHCVKFQEDIGLDVLVHGEPERNDMVEYFGEQISGYAFSQNGWVQSYGSRCVKPPLLFGDVSRPEPMTVKWMKYAQSITKHVMKGMLTGPVTMLNWSFVRDDLPRSEVAKQLALCIYDEIADLQNAGIRVIQVDEAAFKEGYPLRAENIPAYEKFAVDCFKLSVSSAEAKTQIHTHMCYSEFNDIIKTIEAMDADVISIETARSGNELLKIFKAVGYKQEVGPGVYDIHSPRVPSVEEIVAQIKALLEVLPKEQLWINPDCGLKTRKWEEVEPSLKNMVEAVKIVRDL; encoded by the coding sequence ATGATAAAAAGTTATGTTTTAGGTTTTCCAAGAATCGGAGAAAAAAGAGAGTTAAAGCGTGCGTTAGAGGGCTTTTGGGCTGGCAAAGAGGGCTTTAGTGAAGAGAATTTGCAAGAGACTGCAAAGACGCTTCGCCAAAGACACTGGAATTATCAACAAGATGCTAGCATTTCGGCTATTAGCGTTAATGATTTTTCATTTTATGACTTAATGCTTGATAACATCATCGCTTTTGGCGCTACGCCTCCAAGATTTGCAAATTTAAGCGGCTTGGAGCAATATTTTGCTTGCTCAAGAGGCAACAAAAATGGCGTTGCGATGGAGATGACAAAGTGGTTTAATACAAACTACCACTACATCGTGCCAGAGCTTAGCAGCGAGAGTAAATTTAGCCTAAAAGCGGACAAAATTTTAAATGAATACAAAGAGGCGAAGGCTAACGGCGTAAAAGGCAAGGTAAATTTGATCGGCCCTATCACATTTTTGGCTCTTTCAAAGACGACTGACGGCAGCTGCCCATTTAAGCACCTTGACGCGCTTGTAGGCGAGTATAAAAAGCTACTTGAGCAAATTTCTAAGCTTGATGATGAAATTTTAGTGCAGTTTGACGAGCCGATCTTTGTAACAGACAAAAATGAAAGCGACCTTTTGCCACTTATCACAAAGGTTTATAACGAGCTAACAAGCGTAGCTAGCAACGTTAAGATCGTATTTGCAACATATTTTGAGCATGCGATCAAGGCAGTTAGCGAAGTGGCTAAAACTAAAATTTACGGCATCGCACTTGACTTCATCCACGGCAAGAGAAATTTCGAAGCACTTGAGACTATCAAAAATAGCCACTTGACGCTATTTGCAGGCGTGATCGACGGCAGAAATATCTGGAAAAGCAACATCGATGATAAGGTAAAACTTGTTCGTGAAATTTCAGAGAAAATAGGCGGCAAAGACTTTTACATCGGCACTTCATGCTCACTTCTACATGTGCCATACACGCTAAAATATGAAGAGAATTTAAACCCTGAGATCAAAAGCTGGCTAAGTTTTGCGGTTGAGAAGCTTGATGAGATCAAGATCATCACAAAACTTGCAAACGGCGAGAAGCTAAATGAGAGCGAAACAAAAATTTATGAAGAAAATAAAAATGCTGTTAAAACTCGCGCCACTTCAAAGCTCATCCACTCTGAAAGCGTTCAAAAACGCATCAAAAATTTAAGCAAATTTGAGCGTGATGAGAAATTTGAAGACCGTATCAAAATTCAACGTGAAACACTAAAATACGGTATCTTGCCAACAACAACGATAGGTAGCTTCCCTCAAACGGTTGATCTTCGCGTACTTCGCCAAAATTTCAAAAAAGGCGAGATCGATGCGGCCGCTTATGAAGCAGGCATCAAAAAATATATCGATCACTGCGTGAAATTTCAAGAGGATATCGGCCTAGACGTGCTAGTACACGGCGAGCCAGAGAGAAATGACATGGTTGAGTACTTTGGCGAGCAGATCAGCGGATATGCATTTAGCCAAAATGGCTGGGTACAAAGCTACGGCAGCCGCTGCGTCAAGCCACCACTTCTCTTTGGTGACGTAAGCCGCCCAGAGCCTATGACTGTTAAGTGGATGAAATACGCTCAAAGCATCACAAAACACGTAATGAAGGGCATGTTAACTGGACCTGTGACTATGCTAAACTGGAGCTTTGTGCGTGATGATCTTCCAAGAAGCGAGGTAGCAAAACAGCTTGCGCTTTGTATCTATGACGAGATCGCAGACCTTCAAAATGCGGGCATCAGAGTGATCCAAGTCGATGAGGCAGCGTTTAAAGAGGGCTATCCGCTAAGAGCTGAAAATATCCCAGCTTATGAGAAATTTGCGGTTGATTGCTTCAAGCTTTCAGTAAGCTCGGCTGAAGCAAAAACTCAGATCCATACGCATATGTGCTACTCTGAATTTAACGATATTATTAAGACCATTGAGGCAATGGATGCTGATGTTATCAGTATCGAGACCGCAAGAAGTGGCAACGAACTACTTAAAATTTTTAAAGCCGTTGGCTACAAACAAGAGGTCGGACCTGGCGTTTACGACATCCACAGCCCACGCGTGCCAAGTGTCGAGGAGATCGTCGCTCAGATCAAAGCTCTGCTTGAAGTCTTGCCAAAAGAGCAACTCTGGATCAACCCTGACTGCGGCCTAAAAACCAGAAAATGGGAAGAGGTCGAGCCAAGCCTTAAAAATATGGTGGAAGCTGTCAAGATCGTGAGAGATCTATAA
- a CDS encoding C69 family dipeptidase encodes MKGKILASIVAMSAILGTSSLACTTILVGDKASNDGSMLVARSADSKAIKAQVFLIHPAKKNQTGMHSSKAHDGANDFTYPLPKDGMRYTTIANSHTKLHGAVGYNEAGVGLSGTETIYAKDELLKIDPYNEESGITEDDIPDVLLPRMKSAKEGVKLLGEIVETKGAGEGFGVVFIDANELWYFETGTGHKWIATKIAPDEYFVTANQGRLQNYKENDPNFMGAKDVIKFAIDNKTYDPAKDGEFNFTKAYTRDDERDMTYNYPRVCWVQSMFNPSLKQDFADGQKFPVFLKPEKKLSVEDLKAAMRAHYNGTAFDNYASKDEDKKNIYRAISVFRTYESHVMQVRPWLPKEIGRVTYVALGMADLSVYLPYYEGLDGFIKGYSDGSYDADDTSIYWVYRKLQTLVMTDYEKYSPVVKEAYAKFEKELAVKQAKFEDEYMKLYKKDKKKADKLLNEFSQKTMQEAKDLTQQLTNKVFTMLTADMDAKLKSLNKGKKD; translated from the coding sequence ATGAAAGGCAAAATTCTTGCATCAATCGTTGCTATGAGTGCGATTTTAGGCACAAGTAGCTTGGCATGCACTACCATTTTAGTAGGAGATAAAGCTTCAAATGACGGCTCCATGCTGGTCGCTAGGAGCGCAGACAGTAAGGCTATAAAAGCTCAAGTCTTTTTGATCCATCCAGCAAAGAAAAACCAAACTGGCATGCATAGCTCAAAAGCCCATGACGGCGCAAATGACTTTACATATCCGCTTCCAAAAGATGGTATGAGATACACAACCATCGCAAACTCGCACACAAAGCTTCATGGAGCGGTCGGCTACAATGAGGCAGGGGTTGGGCTAAGCGGCACTGAGACTATTTACGCAAAAGACGAGCTTTTAAAGATAGACCCATATAACGAAGAGAGCGGTATCACCGAGGATGACATCCCAGACGTGCTTTTGCCACGTATGAAGAGTGCAAAAGAGGGTGTTAAGCTTCTTGGCGAAATAGTAGAGACAAAGGGTGCTGGAGAGGGCTTTGGTGTGGTATTTATCGATGCAAATGAGCTTTGGTACTTTGAGACTGGTACAGGCCACAAATGGATCGCTACAAAGATCGCTCCAGATGAGTATTTTGTCACGGCAAATCAAGGCAGACTTCAAAACTATAAAGAGAATGATCCAAATTTCATGGGAGCAAAAGATGTGATCAAATTTGCGATCGATAACAAGACTTATGACCCTGCAAAAGATGGAGAATTTAACTTTACAAAAGCCTATACAAGAGACGATGAGAGGGATATGACTTATAACTACCCACGCGTTTGCTGGGTTCAAAGCATGTTTAACCCAAGCTTAAAACAAGACTTCGCCGATGGTCAGAAATTTCCAGTATTTTTAAAACCAGAGAAAAAACTAAGTGTTGAAGACCTAAAAGCTGCGATGAGAGCCCACTACAACGGCACTGCGTTTGATAACTACGCTAGCAAAGACGAAGATAAGAAAAACATCTACCGTGCCATAAGCGTCTTTAGAACATACGAGTCTCACGTCATGCAGGTGCGCCCTTGGCTACCAAAAGAGATCGGCCGCGTGACATATGTAGCTCTTGGCATGGCTGATCTTAGTGTTTATTTGCCGTATTACGAGGGACTTGATGGCTTTATAAAAGGCTACTCAGATGGCTCATACGACGCTGATGACACCTCAATATACTGGGTTTATAGAAAGCTTCAAACCCTTGTGATGACTGATTATGAGAAGTATTCGCCAGTGGTTAAAGAGGCCTACGCTAAATTTGAAAAGGAGTTGGCGGTAAAACAGGCTAAATTTGAAGATGAGTACATGAAGCTTTACAAAAAAGATAAGAAAAAAGCGGACAAACTCTTAAATGAATTTAGCCAAAAGACTATGCAAGAGGCTAAAGATCTAACTCAGCAGCTTACAAATAAGGTCTTTACGATGCTCACAGCTGATATGGATGCTAAGCTAAAATCCCTAAATAAAGGTAAAAAAGACTAA